The stretch of DNA GCTGGCGAACCAGCTCCAATGGACGAGCTAGAGCTCCTCGTCGTATAGGAGCACTGTGCATGGGCTCCCAGGGAACGACGGGGACATGCGGCTATCATTTCACCGGGATTTCTGCGCGGCTCTGCTGCTTTtttctcgccgccgtcgtgctcgTGCTCGTGCGGCTTCGCTTGGCTTTGCTTTGCAACAAGCCATCAGGCCGGTCATCTCGGTCTGTTCCTGTCACTGCTGCTACGTGAGTGGGATGATGTCATTTCTAGACACGTACTTCTAGATGAAACAACTCCCTGTATGTATGATCGCCGGCAAGCACCTTTGCTGGAGCTGCACAAATGATCATCGTCTATAGGAAAAAGACGACGTGCATACAGCATGACAGTGAAAGTTTGACGCTAGGCTGCAAGACCCTACCATACAGCTATGTGGGGTCATATTTagtctttcttcttttttaaccaaacgaaaaataattttaaaaaaacttatatatatatatttgtaacaatctaaaagctaaagttgaaaaataaacttcaatgaaaaaactcaaaatcaactataaattttaggttgaaaatataaattttaagttataaaacaaaaggagtgGTGAATGATCGTGGTCCTGCAGTGTGCCATCAAAAGCGAGTCAATTCAACCAACTTACTCCTACCAAACCATATACAGTTTTACAGTTAACAGATAGGAGCAGGCTGTCCTCCATCTTGATGGTATAGTAAGGGCatttttagtatatatttCCTTAGTAAGTTTTAATGATGGATATTTCATGAGGTGTTAGTTTAGTTAAGTGTGCTTcaatgtttagattcatattaCTTAGACTAAGGTGAGACCCACTAAGATAGAACGTAGCCATGCTTCTCACCTTTCCCCatcatacaatattttttattctaagcACTAGTTGCCTAAATAAGTAATAGGTGCTTAGAAAATTTAGCTTAGCTCTCTCCTTTCCATGTATAGCATATATCATATACATTTCTTGTTCCTCTATACATCTTCTTAGATAACACATTCAAGTTGCTCTGAAAGGTGTCAAGCAAAGGTTTCAAAAGTGCAGAGAGTAATAATCAAAAGAAGTTCTTTTTACGGTTGATGGCATATTACCTTTCTTGGATCTGCAGGTATGCATGCACGCGCTCTATAGTAGTTATGTACTGCAAAAGCACAGCAGGTAGGCCAGCCAGCATATATCAAATGATCGCACGAAGAAATTGCTGCAAACACAGGCTACCAGTTCTCTGGCTAGAGCATCTCTAGCGAGAGCCCTTAtccttttacttatgttttcGCTtgtatgctaaaatttagatttttaaaccTTAGTTTTAGGGCCTCTTTGAATCATAAGAATGCATATGAATGTAAAAAcgaaggaatagaaaaaacatatgattctgacagaaatataagtgtaaaacaTAGTATTGCAAAATacaggaaaaacgtaggaatgaccgtttaATTGGACCACggaaaaaacacaggaatttgaagagagataaagacttataagatttttttcatgaggttttACCTCATgttaaaattctttcaaaaCTTGTATGAAAAGTGGCTTTCTAtaagaatttcataggatttgaTATGgtttattcctttgattcaaaaggttctgtaggaaaaatttttataggaataaaattctccaaaatttatatgaatttccATTGAATCAAAGGGCTGTAGAGTTGACATTGCGTCCGTCTCATAAACATCGATGAGTAAGTGAACATCAAGGAATAAGTGTAATTAAACTTAACTAGACCTACACGAGCAACATAGAATAAAAACTAGCTCGATAAgatagtactccctctattcccTATATTACTAGATGATGACATAGTTGATTGTTTGACATATATTTggttatttgtcttatttaaaaattttatataaatacatgtaaatataagttataatgaaaataatttagtataaatccaatcataacaaaataaataatacttgcataaattatttaataacatGAATAAGTCAAACATGTGCAATCAATAgccatctattaaaatataaatagaatttttattttgagcgAAGAAAACGAGGTACCGCTTCGTATGTACTCGCTCCATCCAAAATAATGTATCGCTGGTTGAATATAAAACTAATATCTGTGACAACAGATTCAGTAGAAATATATTGTTATAATTCTTATACaataataaacttttaattttataattaattattgatcaGTATTcgacacatataaaatcaaaataatatgACGGGTAgtgtaagtatttttttgttagtagGAATATCACTGTAAATAACTTCCCCGCCACCTGAAAAAAGACCAAAAATGCTCCCTGCCTTTTCTATTCAACGTAACCCTAGATACAATAGTTTGTCACTCCACTTTTCTCCGTCGTCTCTCCactacgcggcggcggccggcgagctccgccCCTCCGCGCTCTCCCTTACGGCGGCCGGGGAcgggcttctcctcctctctctctctctctctctctctctctcctcccgccgcctgcGCTGATCTCACGCGAGCAGGGGCACTCTTGTCCTTCATCctcaccggtgagcatccatccatccccgCCCTCTTTTCTCTTCATGAATCTGCATCATGAACCCTAGATAATAACCTCAAGGGAGGCTAATAacaggattttttttggttcccAAACAATTTGGGGGTTTAACTGAACACCCATGTCCCAAAATAGATCCGCCCCTGACTGAGAATAGGAGTAATTTGATTCTGCTGAAGAATGGAGCTTTGATTGCAAAACGTTATATAGTTCATTTTCTCTCCCCTATTTTTTGGGGTACAATTGGATATCCTGTTGCACATTTCAATATTTATGTAGTTTAGTAGAGCGCTCATTACCACTACACTTAGGATAAATTTTGAGAGGAAGTGTGTTTTCTTGGGCAACATATCATAATTCGTTTCTTATTGTGTCGCTCTATGCAGCCGGAAGAAGCATCATGCCTAAGATAAAAACAAGTGGTGTGAAGTATCCAGATGGGTGGGAGCTTATAGAACCCACCCTCTCAGAACTTCAGTCCAAGATGAGAGAAGGTCTGGCTGCTTATCCATTCTCATCATCTGAAACATGTGCACTGCTGATTTGCTGTGACAGTAAATCGGACTCTTTTATCATGGTGGATGCTTGGTCTATGTGTAGCTGAAAATGATCCACACGATGGCAAGAGGAAGTGCGAGGCACTGTGGCCCATTTTCAAGATCAATCACCAGAGGAGCCGATATCTGTATGACCTTTACTACAACAGGAAGGAGATATCCCAGGAGCTGTATGAGTTCTGCCTTGACCAGGGCCATGCTGACCGTAACCTCATTGCCAAATGGAAGAAGGTACTCACTGTGTTCTTCTTGAGACCAATCTGCAATTGATTGGAGATCGCATACTGCATCTTGCTAATGGTTAAGTTAGCTAAATCTTTTGTGGTATCTCGAAGTAGATTCCTCTGAAACGATGAATTCACCTGCACATAGGACCTCATATTTGTTCGTATCCAATTTGCATGGCCAACTGACTGAGATTTTTGTGCTGGATAATTGCAGCAAGGCTACGAACGTCTCTGCTGCCTGCGCTGTATTCAGACACGAGACCACAACTTTGCGACCACCTGTGTGTGTAGGGTTCCTAGGCATCTAAGGGAAGAGCAGGTCATAGAGTGTGTCCACTGTGGTTGCAAAGGCTGTGCTAGTGGTGACTAAGTAGCACTATTGGGATTACTTTTCAAGCTACATCAGGATGGTGAATGTAAACTGAATAGCTGATGTAGTGATATCTCTGATGTACTTGGAAAGAGAGTAGACCGAATGTACTCGCAAGATAATGCATGTGgtaatgtgaaaaaaaactcgAGTTCTTACCACGTTTAACTTATTTCAGTTCCTCCCCTTTCAGATTGTTGATAATCTCACCAGCTTACTATTAGATTGCTACGTACTGTTGTGTTGAGCTGTGATTATGATGTGTCCACTTACTGTTTGGCCAACCGGCAGCCCAGTTTCATTCCTGTTAAATCGATGATGATTTTCAGTTATGATCCTTTCCTGATTGTCATAATAAAACTTTCTATCACATCAACTGCAAAATGGCCTGGCTGGACAGGAAATTTTGTTGCTCGATCAAGGTGTTAATTTCAACAGTTAAAAGTCGGAACACAGAGTAATTgaacaaaattcaaacttggtgaatttattttactatCTTATTGATTAATTCGAGCATAAATAGATCCACACAACATTTGAAAAGCACCAGGCATGAGCCTAGCACCTGACACTCCCTGGTCAATGCATTCTACACCAAGCATAAAGGTGCAGAACTACAATGACAATGGGTACTAAACCAAGAGCTTATAACTGCAATGCTGCAAAGGTGTCTCTGCTGAGCATGCTAGTTACACACTCATCAGCTATTCTAACTTGGCTGGGGCAGTGATGTCTGGATTGGCCCAAGAGGAGATGTTGGTAAGTTGGGTGTGGGTGAGAGACCTGCCGGTAGCCTCCAGGAGGGCGATGGAGTCGACGCCCTCGGCGACAGGTTTACCATCTCCAGTGCTTGCATTCTGAGCTCCATTGGATAGTCCTTCACACATCCAATCCTTGGACCAACCCCAGTACTCCATTTCAGGGACAGCTTGTGCCCAAGCTGATAGGATTTCGACTCCCCCTTGGATTTCACCCTCTCAAGAATTGCTTCCCGCGGGACTTCGGCAGCCCTAGGGCTCTTCAGACCACCTGACAAGGTTCTTTGGTAGGTTGGCTTTGCTTTCTCTATGGGAATATTGTCGCTTTCAGCGCCTTCAGTTTGTGAAGATGGTCCGTTTGCCCTATCTTCTATCATGTTTGGAGGGAGAATCAATTGTGGAGGCTTGGATTCCATGACAGTAGCAAGTGGGTTCTGTTTATTAGGCACTGGATCTTCGTAGTAGTCTTCGGTTGTGGATGCGCGTACCTGAATATACAAACAAGCTCATTAATTGAAACTTTCTGATATCTGGTAATTACAGAGTATATTAGGTTTCATGGTACTGGAAATGCTGTACCTCAACTTCTTTCAGATCAACTCCATTCTCTTCTAGGAAGTTCATGAAGTTGGCAAGATTCTCTGCACTTGGTTTGTAATGACCACTATAGGCCCAGATGGACTGTAATTAGGAAATGATCATCAGAAAATAGCAGAAAGCGATGAACCCAATGGACATGGACACAAACTAGATAAGGAAATTATCAAAATGATTATCATGCGCTAGCAGGCCTAAAGATGGGGAGGATAATCCAGTCCAATGTCTCTCATATCCTGCATTTTGGCCGAATTCTTAGAAGACTAGTTTGATCCATTCTCGAAATTCAAGCTATGAGaaaatgtttctaaaataCATCAGGTATTCCCAATCTCCCTCACAAAAGGAAGCACATGCCTGAAATAAGGATTCATGGCCATCCTAGAAACATGAATGGTTTGAAGTTACTATTACAAACTGAATCAGAATCACCAATCGTTTAGGTCCCAGAAGTTGACTCAAAGGAAGAAAATAAGCAGTCATATCAAGAAAGCAAAATACTGTTCATAAATGGTACTAACATAGTCAAGGCATGGTTTATCAACAGTACCTTGATAACTCCATTTTCTGCTGTAAACCTTCCAGCAGCTATGGTAGCACCTCCTGCTAAAAAGCTTGAGTGCTGGAATAcacctctctctttctggATAGAGAAAAATCAGTTTATGAGGGAAAAAATAGCAATACTAAAGTTGCAAAACATGATCTAGTTCAGCAGCAACAAGAGCAACTTGTGAGGCTGGGAAAGCTACCTTGCCAGCATAAAGTTTCTTTGTTGTGCTCATAACAAAAATCCATTTGGTCCCTTTAGGACCTTGGCTTGTATCAAGTGGTTCTTTGGAGTGCTTATGGATAATCTTCCCCTTTGTAACAACGTATTCATAGAGCTCACGCTCTTGCTGCAAAAATCCATAAAATAACATGCAACattatttcattaaaataaaatattttcgaaAAACTGAAAGATAGTGATGTAGGCCAGGGTATGCTACGGTATTAATTATTGATAAAGTCAGAGATGTGGATTCTGAACTGTCCGCTTTTCTTAGAGATATAGCACATGTTTCACTAAGTTCATTAATACAAATTCCAAAAGGTGCGCATGACAAAAGGTCTTAACTCCTAATGCAGCTTTTCTTAGAATTATTTCAATAGGATACATGATTTTGAACTAAGGGTAGGGTGCATTGTAGACATGATCTTACCGGACCAAGATATTTTATGCATTGCTTCTTCAACCGAGCTCTGGGACACTCAGGAAGGTCAACATCTTTTCCCTCCCCAATATCAAGCCTACATTTGCAAAATGATTAATGAAATGACTGCACAATTAAACCACCCACTGAAATTTCTGAGGTAAGGTGCAACATTAAAATCTATTTATCCTGCCTGAAATCTCTTTTGTCAGAGACATTGATTCCAACAACATACATAAGCAAATTCATCAAATACACAAAAAACAAAGCCAACTTCTTACCAGTAGAAGAAGGGCTCGCCGGCCTGGCTTTGGCACCAGACATCATAGTAGAAATGCAGATTGTGACCATATCTGTGCCGCGGGTCAATCTATACAACACGTGAACACTACTGTCATGGTTGAGTCACAAGGTTTTGCATAGTTAacttaaataaacaaaattacaagagAAGAAGCTTCTATGACAGTAAGATATGGAGCTTTTATGATCGATGTTCACACCTAACAGAAAAGGTCCAAGTCAACTCATACCCCGATAGCAGCCTCTTTTCACATATGTGAACAAAAGTAGTGATATCTAATTATCTAAAGTCTAAAACAAAGTGCAAAGAATCCTAGTATGCTACTAATACTACAGAAACAGCAGTGGATCTGTACTACTCACAGCCTCGATCCAGTGCTGGAATGCCAGCTTCAGAGCCTTGCCGTCTCTGGATAAACCCTGACCCACCTGCATCAAAGCACAAAATTTTACAGCAATTTCAACACAAAGACACATACGGCACAGCAGTCAAAGAAACGCGGTCCAAG from Oryza brachyantha chromosome 12, ObraRS2, whole genome shotgun sequence encodes:
- the LOC102703819 gene encoding protein BUD31 homolog 3 yields the protein MPKIKTSGVKYPDGWELIEPTLSELQSKMREAENDPHDGKRKCEALWPIFKINHQRSRYLYDLYYNRKEISQELYEFCLDQGHADRNLIAKWKKQGYERLCCLRCIQTRDHNFATTCVCRVPRHLREEQVIECVHCGCKGCASGD
- the LOC102702061 gene encoding IQ domain-containing protein IQM3; protein product: MRVEAEMETPPAGLDRMDTGSSWGGMNPLEAVSSPVAGGGEDGAATKLQKVYRSYRTRRKLADSAVVVEELWWQALDFARLSHSTVSFFDDPKPETAASRWNRVSINASKVGQGLSRDGKALKLAFQHWIEAIDPRHRYGHNLHFYYDVWCQSQAGEPFFYWLDIGEGKDVDLPECPRARLKKQCIKYLGPQERELYEYVVTKGKIIHKHSKEPLDTSQGPKGTKWIFVMSTTKKLYAGKKERGVFQHSSFLAGGATIAAGRFTAENGVIKSIWAYSGHYKPSAENLANFMNFLEENGVDLKEVEVRASTTEDYYEDPVPNKQNPLATVMESKPPQLILPPNMIEDRANGPSSQTEGAESDNIPIEKAKPTYQRTLSGGLKSPRAAEVPREAILERVKSKGESKSYQLGHKLSLKWSTGVGPRIGCVKDYPMELRMQALEMVNLSPRASTPSPSWRLPAGLSPTPNLPTSPLGPIQTSLPQPS